In a genomic window of Deltaproteobacteria bacterium CG11_big_fil_rev_8_21_14_0_20_49_13:
- a CDS encoding preprotein translocase subunit SecG, producing the protein MNTALIVGHYFVCTSLIILILLQAGKGADMGAAFGGSSQTVFGGRGPATFLSKLTALFAVLFLVTSISLAQLSKKASIKSVLDTTPVTEQGAAPLEAPAVPENAPAAPATEGQ; encoded by the coding sequence ATGAATACTGCACTTATAGTAGGACACTATTTCGTATGCACGTCCCTTATCATCCTGATCCTTTTACAGGCAGGAAAAGGGGCGGACATGGGCGCGGCCTTCGGCGGCTCTTCCCAAACGGTCTTCGGAGGCAGGGGCCCGGCAACGTTCTTGAGTAAATTGACGGCCCTATTTGCCGTTCTTTTTCTTGTAACATCGATATCTCTGGCGCAGCTTTCAAAGAAGGCTTCCATTAAATCTGTGCTTGACACAACGCCTGTGACAGAGCAAGGTGCCGCACCTTTAGAGGCTCCGGCGGTACCGGAAAACGCGCCGGCGGCGCCAGCGACCGAAGGGCAGTGA
- a CDS encoding triose-phosphate isomerase translates to MPKFIVAANWKLNNTVQESLMLVAGIIAHVKLAPNVEVVLAPPFTSLYSVGVSLTDSELKLAGQNIYWEEKGAFTGEISGSLLKDIGCLYVLIGHSERRKYFGETNETVNKRIFAALRNELVPIMCIGETLQERESGKTYEILERQLKGGLMGLQQKDLEKFSIAYEPVWAIGTGKNATGDQIEEAHHFIRNYVAKLYDAPTANNISILYGGSVKASNCKEIYKQPNVNGVLVGGASLDAKGFCDMIAQTPGQK, encoded by the coding sequence ATGCCAAAATTCATCGTTGCGGCTAACTGGAAACTTAACAACACGGTCCAGGAATCTTTGATGCTCGTGGCCGGCATAATCGCTCATGTAAAGTTAGCGCCTAACGTGGAAGTTGTTTTAGCGCCCCCTTTTACATCGCTCTATTCTGTGGGGGTTTCCCTGACAGATTCAGAACTTAAGCTCGCGGGACAGAACATCTACTGGGAAGAAAAAGGGGCCTTTACCGGCGAGATCTCCGGTTCGCTCCTTAAAGACATAGGTTGCTTATATGTTCTTATCGGCCATTCCGAGCGCCGCAAATATTTCGGCGAGACCAACGAAACGGTCAATAAAAGGATATTTGCCGCACTTAGGAACGAGCTTGTTCCCATCATGTGCATAGGGGAGACCCTTCAAGAACGTGAAAGTGGCAAGACGTACGAGATACTGGAAAGGCAGCTAAAGGGCGGCCTCATGGGGTTGCAGCAAAAGGACCTTGAAAAATTTTCAATTGCATATGAACCTGTTTGGGCTATAGGTACCGGCAAGAATGCGACCGGCGACCAAATAGAAGAGGCTCACCATTTCATAAGAAACTATGTTGCAAAGCTTTATGACGCGCCGACAGCCAATAACATAAGCATCCTCTACGGCGGAAGCGTTAAAGCAAGCAACTGCAAAGAAATATATAAACAGCCCAATGTTAACGGCGTCCTTGTGGGCGGGGCAAGTCTGGACGCAAAGGGTTTCTGTGACATGATAGCACAGACCCCCGGACAAAAGTGA
- the gap gene encoding type I glyceraldehyde-3-phosphate dehydrogenase, which produces MSPTRIAINGFGRIGRAALRLSMNDPQVEFVGINDLFDVKTMAHLLKYDSVFGRANLSVEAKENALVVNGKTIPVTKETDPSKLPWKADGVHVVLECTGKFVDPEKAKAHLTAGAKKVIISAPAKGECKTFVMGVNHTAYNPATDNIVSNASCTTNCMAPVAKVLHENFGIERGFMTTIHSYTNDQRVMDGPHKDLRRARAAAVSQIPTTTGAAKAVGLVLPELKGKLDGFAVRVPTPDVSCVDLVCLMKKSVKAEEVNAALKKASESTLKGILAYTEEELVSCDFIGTSVSSTVDATLTKTNENLVKVLAWYDNEWGFTCRLMDLAKYIGEKL; this is translated from the coding sequence ATGTCACCCACAAGAATTGCTATCAACGGTTTCGGTCGTATAGGACGCGCCGCTTTAAGGCTTTCCATGAACGACCCGCAGGTGGAATTCGTTGGAATTAATGACCTTTTTGATGTCAAGACGATGGCCCACCTTTTAAAATATGACTCGGTCTTTGGCAGGGCCAACCTCTCTGTCGAGGCCAAAGAGAACGCCCTTGTCGTTAACGGCAAGACCATTCCAGTTACAAAAGAGACCGACCCCTCAAAGCTCCCATGGAAGGCGGACGGCGTTCATGTCGTCCTTGAATGCACAGGCAAGTTTGTGGACCCCGAAAAAGCCAAGGCCCATCTTACCGCCGGCGCCAAAAAGGTCATAATTTCTGCCCCTGCAAAGGGAGAATGCAAGACATTCGTGATGGGCGTCAATCACACCGCATATAACCCCGCTACCGACAATATCGTGTCCAACGCATCATGCACAACTAACTGCATGGCACCCGTAGCCAAGGTTCTTCATGAAAACTTCGGCATCGAGCGCGGTTTCATGACGACCATCCACTCATACACGAACGACCAGCGCGTTATGGACGGCCCTCATAAAGATCTTCGCCGCGCACGCGCCGCGGCTGTCTCTCAGATCCCGACGACGACAGGGGCCGCAAAAGCGGTCGGTCTGGTGCTCCCCGAGCTTAAGGGCAAGCTCGACGGATTTGCGGTAAGGGTGCCTACGCCGGACGTCTCCTGCGTAGACCTCGTCTGCCTCATGAAGAAATCGGTCAAGGCAGAAGAGGTGAACGCGGCGCTCAAAAAGGCTTCCGAATCGACGCTTAAAGGCATTCTTGCCTACACCGAAGAAGAACTAGTCTCCTGCGATTTCATCGGCACCTCTGTTTCGAGCACCGTCGACGCAACGCTGACAAAGACGAACGAGAACCTCGTTAAGGTCCTTGCCTGGTATGACAATGAATGGGGTTTCACCTGCAGGTTGATGGACCTCGCAAAATATATCGGAGAAAAATTGTAA